The following are from one region of the Veillonella nakazawae genome:
- a CDS encoding ExbD/TolR family protein, producing MKRSSVGIQKEPTIMIIPMIDIVFFLLVFFMMSTLYMNTEEQIPLNLPKASASTAKTIEPITISLTATHKMYLNEREIRPDDLGNEIQAIVAKEPQQAFIVRASEDIAYKDVISILDNLKMSGARFVSVATERK from the coding sequence ATGAAACGTAGTTCAGTAGGGATACAAAAAGAACCTACCATCATGATTATACCTATGATTGATATTGTATTTTTCTTGCTCGTATTTTTCATGATGAGTACGTTATATATGAATACAGAGGAACAAATTCCGCTCAATTTGCCAAAGGCCTCTGCATCAACGGCAAAAACGATTGAGCCGATTACGATTTCACTCACAGCTACTCATAAGATGTATTTGAACGAACGTGAAATTAGACCTGATGATTTGGGCAATGAAATTCAAGCTATTGTTGCGAAGGAACCACAACAGGCTTTTATCGTCCGTGCATCTGAAGATATTGCGTATAAGGATGTTATTAGCATTTTGGATAATCTAAAGATGAGTGGTGCTCGGTTTGTTAGCGTAGCGACAGAACGGAAGTGA
- a CDS encoding pirin family protein: protein MNPVRTIERIIKAPDIHWVGTGFRVRQYFPDSDESPMLDRMSPFLLLNYNEPYYFEGSPFDTGDTPHPHKGFETVTFSFSGSIEHKDAAGNSGVIHSGDVQWMTAASGILHKEFHEKEYAKRGRLFHALQLWVNLPECHKNDAPSYQYIPATTMGRYQSLDETIDAIVYTGAFRHITGPAKSHTPMNIYKLKLQPNSWISISENMTWNTGFLVINGTGSANGESIEFGDFVLFNNDGERFEVESGDEGLEIFVLAGEPLNEPVVKQGSFVMTNKTELLLAYGEYINGKFGREEDIM, encoded by the coding sequence ATGAATCCTGTAAGAACAATTGAAAGAATTATTAAAGCTCCTGATATTCATTGGGTAGGCACTGGATTTAGAGTACGTCAGTACTTCCCTGATAGCGATGAGTCACCTATGCTTGATCGTATGTCTCCATTTTTGTTACTCAACTATAACGAGCCATATTATTTTGAGGGCAGTCCTTTTGATACAGGTGACACTCCACATCCCCATAAAGGCTTTGAAACGGTAACATTTTCTTTTTCCGGTTCCATTGAACATAAAGATGCAGCTGGTAATAGTGGTGTTATTCATTCTGGTGATGTGCAATGGATGACTGCCGCTAGTGGTATTTTGCACAAAGAATTTCATGAAAAAGAATATGCAAAGCGGGGACGTTTGTTCCATGCTTTACAATTATGGGTAAATCTACCTGAATGTCATAAAAATGATGCACCTTCATATCAATATATACCTGCTACCACAATGGGGCGGTATCAATCTCTTGATGAAACAATCGATGCCATCGTTTACACAGGTGCTTTCAGACATATAACAGGTCCTGCTAAATCCCATACACCGATGAATATTTACAAATTAAAACTTCAACCTAATTCATGGATCTCTATTTCTGAGAATATGACTTGGAATACAGGCTTCCTTGTGATTAATGGTACAGGTAGTGCCAATGGTGAAAGCATAGAATTTGGAGACTTTGTACTTTTCAACAATGATGGAGAGCGTTTTGAGGTAGAGTCTGGTGATGAAGGTCTTGAAATCTTCGTTCTCGCTGGAGAACCACTCAATGAACCAGTGGTAAAACAAGGATCATTTGTTATGACAAATAAAACAGAGCTTCTCCTCGCTTATGGGGAATACATAAACGGTAAATTTGGCCGCGAAGAAGATATTATGTAA
- a CDS encoding CGGC domain-containing protein, with amino-acid sequence MTKKIAVLVNEDTMQRCSCGGCLKAFMNKADSFERYADEDIELVGFTHSGGDLAKKIESFKKKGVTTVHLSTCTRGKNENYESIAEQCAEAGFDVVGYTHGGAVSKDGKEAVVLSAKDE; translated from the coding sequence ATGACTAAGAAAATTGCGGTTCTCGTTAATGAGGATACAATGCAGCGCTGTTCTTGTGGCGGTTGCTTAAAAGCATTTATGAATAAAGCGGATTCCTTTGAGCGTTATGCAGATGAGGATATTGAGTTGGTAGGTTTCACCCATAGTGGTGGCGATCTTGCCAAGAAAATCGAGTCTTTCAAGAAAAAAGGTGTTACTACGGTCCATCTTTCTACGTGTACGCGTGGTAAGAATGAAAATTATGAAAGCATCGCAGAGCAGTGTGCTGAGGCAGGCTTTGATGTAGTGGGTTATACCCATGGTGGTGCTGTTTCTAAAGATGGTAAAGAAGCGGTAGTACTTTCAGCTAAAGATGAATGA
- a CDS encoding FecCD family ABC transporter permease, protein MTKEKQRIMAIILIGVLLCIVSLLALHVGTIMIPIGGGVQSILNGMGLPVNFTEPITAEQEAVLWFIRMPRLIIGLLVGGALALAGAVMQGVFSNPLADPGIMGVSAGASLGAVIAIALGVTSLGMFYMPAFAFVGAFVSVGITILLTWRNNKLDTTTLLLAGVAVSMLLGAFTSGILTMINEYRLREFLFWMVGGLDFRRWDHVLLAVGPIMTGSVILMMLGRHLNVLVLGDTEARALGLPVMVYRMLFLFLASVVTATAVCVSGSIGFVGLVVPHIVRLLVGPDHRLLLPMAAVGGALFLVFCDTLGRVIAQPVEIRVGIMTAILGAPYFLYLLHRLRSKGGA, encoded by the coding sequence ATGACTAAAGAGAAGCAACGAATCATGGCAATTATTCTAATTGGGGTATTGCTATGTATTGTGAGTCTATTGGCACTCCACGTAGGAACTATCATGATTCCTATCGGTGGCGGTGTACAAAGTATTTTAAATGGTATGGGCTTACCTGTGAATTTTACGGAGCCTATTACAGCTGAACAAGAGGCCGTATTATGGTTTATCCGCATGCCGCGCCTCATTATAGGCCTACTCGTAGGCGGTGCATTGGCGCTAGCTGGCGCCGTTATGCAAGGTGTTTTCTCCAATCCACTGGCGGACCCAGGTATTATGGGCGTTTCCGCAGGGGCATCTCTCGGTGCAGTTATCGCCATCGCCCTTGGTGTAACATCTCTTGGCATGTTTTACATGCCTGCCTTTGCCTTCGTAGGAGCCTTTGTATCTGTTGGGATTACTATATTGTTAACATGGCGTAATAACAAGCTCGATACGACCACCTTGTTGCTTGCTGGTGTAGCTGTTAGTATGCTGCTCGGTGCTTTCACATCGGGCATTTTGACTATGATTAATGAATACCGCTTGCGTGAATTCCTATTTTGGATGGTGGGTGGACTTGATTTTCGTCGCTGGGACCACGTTCTACTAGCGGTGGGGCCTATCATGACGGGCAGCGTTATATTAATGATGCTCGGTCGTCATCTGAATGTACTCGTTCTCGGCGATACAGAGGCGCGTGCCTTGGGTTTGCCTGTTATGGTGTATCGCATGCTATTCCTGTTTTTGGCATCTGTCGTTACTGCTACTGCGGTGTGCGTCAGTGGTTCCATTGGCTTTGTTGGCCTTGTAGTACCGCATATTGTGCGTCTTTTGGTGGGACCTGACCATCGCCTATTATTGCCTATGGCAGCTGTGGGTGGGGCGCTTTTCCTCGTGTTCTGTGATACCTTAGGTCGCGTTATTGCTCAGCCAGTTGAGATTCGCGTAGGTATTATGACAGCGATCTTAGGGGCACCGTATTTCTTATATTTACTTCATCGCTTGCGTAGTAAAGGAGGGGCCTAA
- a CDS encoding M48 family metallopeptidase, producing the protein MNKKITATTLSVAMAATMAPAIMQTAPVNAASSAVQTLAGGAVAMAYVSTALNKMDNSEQGQQESLARTKEKTGYLNDSAAQARVNRIMKTLEASPSVKRSYVVYANPDTEFNAFATLGRVMSINKGALDTLDDDQLAYVMAHEIAHGEHKDIINGAKKQIGLSTAVGIAAGGSEGAALLSNVAGNYLSNQVFTMSQEKAADELGFKILSESPYNVGGAAGSMAVLRNKVGEHYREGLSQVVAPNNHPKLTDRVNNNIARMYTYSGNHVNVSKGAVYVNGDNIYSPAGSGRYTGEERAYYMAGKLARLYHNGQIQPGGASYDGPTVTVAGRSIVTTPNADVALMVATNLNNSFVKAAGPAKGKQAAKPNKKKSSKK; encoded by the coding sequence ATGAACAAGAAAATTACAGCAACTACATTATCTGTAGCGATGGCTGCGACAATGGCGCCTGCTATTATGCAAACTGCTCCAGTGAATGCTGCATCTAGTGCAGTACAAACATTGGCGGGTGGTGCTGTTGCTATGGCTTATGTATCTACTGCATTAAATAAAATGGATAACTCCGAACAAGGCCAACAAGAAAGCTTGGCACGTACTAAGGAGAAAACTGGTTACTTGAACGATAGTGCAGCGCAAGCACGTGTAAATCGCATTATGAAAACGTTAGAGGCTTCTCCTAGCGTAAAACGTTCTTACGTTGTCTATGCAAACCCTGATACAGAGTTTAATGCTTTTGCAACGCTTGGTCGCGTTATGTCTATTAATAAAGGTGCTTTGGATACCCTTGATGATGATCAATTGGCTTATGTAATGGCCCATGAAATTGCTCATGGTGAGCATAAAGATATTATCAATGGCGCTAAAAAGCAAATTGGCCTTTCTACAGCAGTCGGTATTGCAGCTGGTGGTAGTGAAGGGGCAGCGTTATTATCTAATGTAGCGGGCAACTACTTGTCTAATCAAGTATTTACAATGAGTCAAGAAAAAGCAGCCGATGAACTAGGCTTCAAGATTTTAAGCGAATCTCCTTATAATGTGGGCGGTGCAGCTGGTTCTATGGCGGTACTTCGCAACAAAGTTGGGGAACACTATCGTGAAGGGCTTTCACAAGTAGTGGCACCGAACAATCATCCTAAGTTAACAGACCGTGTGAACAATAATATTGCTCGCATGTACACATATTCTGGAAACCACGTAAACGTGTCTAAAGGCGCAGTTTACGTAAACGGTGATAATATCTATAGCCCAGCAGGTAGCGGCCGTTATACAGGGGAAGAACGTGCGTATTACATGGCTGGTAAATTAGCGCGCTTGTATCATAATGGTCAAATTCAGCCAGGTGGTGCATCTTATGATGGACCTACTGTTACAGTGGCAGGTCGTTCTATTGTCACAACTCCTAACGCTGATGTGGCCCTTATGGTTGCTACCAATTTGAATAATTCCTTTGTGAAAGCAGCGGGTCCTGCGAAAGGCAAACAAGCAGCAAAACCTAATAAGAAAAAATCTAGTAAGAAATAA
- a CDS encoding MotA/TolQ/ExbB proton channel family protein: MEYAIHLFNAGGVVMYPLVLFMLAACTILFERIRMYRRIDSEIQQLSSSIEAGRNANDWIALEQAIKNNDDALSQFVTPIVDSVYNFEGLENRLHDVVGYMDERLKRGLNWLSMMVTMAPLLGLLGTVVGMIRSFAAVGGDIGAPTVITGGVSEALIATATGLSVAIVALAIHSWCTSKVNYDIAKLEQRLGSILDLYIRSQR, encoded by the coding sequence ATGGAGTATGCAATTCATCTTTTTAATGCGGGTGGCGTAGTCATGTATCCGCTAGTTTTATTTATGTTGGCAGCATGTACGATTTTATTTGAGCGAATTCGTATGTATCGTCGCATTGACAGTGAAATTCAACAATTGTCGTCTAGCATTGAAGCCGGTCGTAATGCGAATGATTGGATTGCATTAGAACAAGCGATTAAGAATAATGATGATGCACTTAGTCAATTTGTAACACCGATTGTAGATTCCGTATATAACTTTGAAGGCTTGGAAAATCGCCTTCACGATGTAGTAGGTTACATGGATGAACGTTTAAAACGCGGCCTTAACTGGCTCAGCATGATGGTTACTATGGCTCCATTGCTTGGTTTATTGGGAACTGTAGTTGGTATGATTCGCTCCTTTGCGGCTGTTGGTGGCGATATCGGTGCCCCTACCGTTATTACTGGTGGTGTATCCGAAGCGTTGATTGCAACGGCAACTGGGCTTTCAGTAGCCATCGTAGCATTAGCTATCCATAGCTGGTGCACAAGTAAAGTAAATTATGATATTGCAAAATTGGAACAACGTTTAGGTTCTATCTTGGATTTATATATTAGGAGTCAACGATGA
- a CDS encoding TonB-dependent receptor plug domain-containing protein, protein MNNLKKRRTSVLIGLALMGLSVHAYAVDVTAATDTPTTVASTEANGASESHVINVTANRMALLDLDTPAAMDVITDKDIMNSGAKNAFDAVNMVPGITSFSYGASGLEYGAMDSRVNIRGLERGSLILMNGVPMNLNGKGGLSSIPTSSIERIEVLKGAASALYGSDAMSGVINVITKTPSKEGGSATVGFGNMGRQTYKINYGTPRFLIGVERNFFGAQDPETPIRSDIGAYARGYEYYTARNKGNSLGVFMSGKLNDKLTLNFSRFEGNSSFGQLSTETNPIKQKLHSTTYAYKDTKNNASLVYKDGNTTGTIFYNDRDLYGKSRIHSKKTYTLSDNNYIARQYGFDVQHEWDFRGGKDYFIAGVLGKRETYRTTSGPYYGNPHRNSYAIYGTYSYQINPKWTSILGLRYSDIKDPVKNQRVLIPQFQLEHRINKESSMYINAGKAFRMPNLSDTFKKINKGYASVSGRNLKPEEGWNYELGYKHITNKDSWKVALFYMDFKNFFSWKPDSNGKNTIRVNGGRYRNVGIEAQYGRKLTDHLKMTVGASYSNPKQREIDKTYWKQANPKLQFTGGIHYTSPKWTAGSSLNFVTKRMKNRDGGTNPNLVAWNAYVGYQFNENSSLRLDARNLLNRHNVISNGDWEYWDEPFNYQLSYTQKF, encoded by the coding sequence ATGAACAATCTTAAGAAACGACGGACTTCTGTACTTATAGGATTGGCTTTGATGGGATTATCTGTGCATGCATATGCAGTGGATGTAACGGCTGCCACAGATACTCCTACTACGGTAGCATCTACTGAAGCAAATGGCGCATCTGAAAGTCATGTCATTAATGTAACAGCAAATCGCATGGCTCTTTTAGATTTAGATACGCCGGCAGCGATGGATGTTATTACGGACAAAGATATCATGAATAGCGGTGCTAAAAATGCCTTTGATGCGGTGAACATGGTGCCTGGTATTACATCTTTCTCCTATGGTGCATCTGGTCTTGAATATGGGGCTATGGATAGCCGTGTGAATATCCGTGGCCTTGAACGGGGATCCTTGATTCTCATGAATGGGGTACCGATGAACCTCAATGGCAAGGGCGGCCTTAGTTCTATTCCGACTAGCTCTATTGAACGCATTGAAGTATTAAAAGGTGCGGCCTCTGCTTTATATGGTTCTGATGCGATGAGTGGTGTTATCAATGTAATTACTAAGACTCCAAGTAAAGAAGGGGGCTCTGCTACGGTAGGTTTTGGTAATATGGGGCGCCAAACTTATAAAATTAACTATGGCACGCCTCGCTTCTTAATTGGTGTGGAACGTAACTTCTTTGGTGCTCAAGATCCAGAAACCCCTATTCGCTCCGATATCGGTGCTTATGCTAGGGGCTATGAATATTATACAGCTCGTAACAAAGGGAATTCCTTAGGTGTATTTATGAGCGGTAAATTAAATGATAAGTTGACTTTGAACTTTAGCCGTTTTGAAGGTAATTCTTCTTTTGGACAGTTGAGTACAGAAACGAATCCTATTAAGCAAAAGCTTCACTCTACAACATATGCTTATAAAGATACTAAAAATAATGCGTCTTTAGTTTATAAAGATGGCAATACTACAGGTACAATCTTCTACAATGATAGAGATTTGTATGGTAAAAGTCGCATACATAGCAAAAAGACATATACGTTGAGTGATAACAACTATATTGCTCGACAATATGGTTTCGATGTGCAACATGAATGGGACTTCCGCGGTGGCAAGGACTATTTCATTGCAGGTGTACTTGGTAAACGCGAAACATATCGCACTACATCTGGTCCATACTATGGAAATCCACATCGCAATAGTTATGCCATTTATGGTACATACTCCTATCAAATCAATCCTAAATGGACTAGTATTTTAGGCTTGCGTTATTCGGATATTAAAGACCCTGTGAAAAATCAACGCGTATTGATTCCTCAGTTCCAATTAGAACATCGTATTAACAAGGAATCATCCATGTACATAAATGCTGGTAAAGCCTTTAGAATGCCGAACTTAAGCGATACTTTCAAGAAAATTAATAAAGGCTATGCCTCTGTTAGTGGACGTAATTTGAAACCTGAAGAAGGTTGGAATTACGAATTAGGCTATAAACACATTACTAACAAAGATAGCTGGAAAGTAGCGCTCTTCTATATGGACTTTAAAAACTTCTTCTCTTGGAAGCCAGATAGCAATGGTAAAAACACGATTCGCGTAAACGGTGGTCGCTATAGAAATGTCGGTATCGAAGCCCAATATGGTCGTAAATTAACAGATCACTTAAAAATGACTGTGGGTGCATCGTATTCTAATCCAAAACAACGAGAAATCGATAAGACCTATTGGAAACAAGCAAATCCAAAATTACAATTTACAGGAGGCATCCATTATACAAGTCCAAAATGGACAGCTGGTTCTAGCCTTAACTTTGTCACAAAACGGATGAAGAACCGCGATGGTGGAACAAATCCAAATCTCGTAGCTTGGAATGCATACGTAGGCTATCAGTTCAATGAAAACTCATCCTTGCGGCTAGATGCACGTAACTTGTTAAACCGTCATAATGTTATTTCAAACGGCGACTGGGAATACTGGGATGAACCATTTAATTACCAACTTAGCTATACTCAAAAATTCTAG
- a CDS encoding energy transducer TonB has product MVSKRYGIPFVAALVVNLAYWGVVGDLFGHIKPPETPKKDLVINLDMVQPEPPEQEKKQQEKIVSDDKENAAGGKSGSVLPDLSGKPTPGLQNLNPYLGGNEAASVNLHGNTDNPVGIPGDGDTTGPGGGPVGNGGKANDGPGTQSGNSGTSDTEGSGYFDVSGYRASLDANKVMPAQAVRRGITGTVTIRVYFDGEGNYVRAEIEGSSGSSLLDNDALALAARSGGATNTTGEPKSDVFYIRYEFE; this is encoded by the coding sequence ATGGTGAGTAAACGATATGGCATTCCTTTCGTAGCTGCATTGGTGGTCAATTTAGCATACTGGGGTGTTGTAGGTGATTTGTTCGGTCATATAAAACCACCAGAAACGCCAAAGAAAGATTTGGTTATCAATCTTGACATGGTGCAACCGGAACCTCCTGAGCAGGAGAAGAAACAGCAAGAGAAAATTGTCTCTGATGATAAAGAAAATGCTGCGGGCGGTAAGTCGGGTAGTGTATTACCGGACTTATCGGGAAAACCGACACCGGGCTTGCAAAATCTTAACCCTTATCTAGGTGGCAATGAAGCGGCTAGTGTAAATCTACATGGGAATACAGATAATCCAGTGGGTATTCCAGGTGATGGCGATACAACAGGTCCAGGTGGTGGCCCCGTTGGCAATGGTGGTAAAGCAAATGACGGCCCTGGTACACAGAGCGGCAATTCTGGGACTAGTGATACGGAAGGTTCGGGATACTTTGATGTTTCCGGTTATCGTGCTAGTTTAGATGCTAATAAAGTCATGCCAGCACAAGCTGTACGAAGAGGTATTACAGGGACAGTCACTATTAGGGTTTATTTTGATGGCGAAGGTAATTATGTAAGGGCTGAAATTGAGGGGAGTAGCGGCTCTAGCCTTCTTGATAATGATGCCCTTGCCCTTGCAGCTAGGTCAGGTGGGGCTACCAATACAACTGGTGAGCCTAAATCAGATGTTTTTTATATAAGATATGAATTTGAATAA
- a CDS encoding helix-turn-helix domain-containing protein, which produces MPIKTLDNIFEKDRNNPEFLEAYLEEKAKLENAVAVLKAREAAGLTQRDLAKKSGVPQSTIARIEKGANTSLSTMCKIAFALDKQVKISLV; this is translated from the coding sequence ATGCCAATAAAAACCTTAGATAATATATTTGAAAAAGACAGAAATAATCCAGAATTTTTAGAAGCTTATTTAGAAGAAAAAGCTAAATTAGAAAATGCAGTAGCTGTTTTAAAAGCACGAGAGGCTGCAGGATTAACACAACGTGATTTAGCTAAGAAATCTGGTGTCCCGCAGTCTACAATTGCACGTATTGAGAAAGGTGCCAATACAAGTCTAAGTACTATGTGTAAAATTGCATTTGCCTTAGATAAACAAGTGAAGATTAGTTTAGTATAA
- a CDS encoding ABC transporter substrate-binding protein, translating into MNKKIGFFICLMILLCVCLTGCGPQSEDGVTPYIRYVDSHDGVQVAVPEHPKRILSLSSAFDTILLGLIEPERLVGINKLSTYEEYSLEAKRAKLVKPVLSSYPLEKIIALKPDLVIAPDYISADVIYGLRHMGIATVVVPTPSTVDGVIQNVMDIAHVIGEDEKGSFYIRKIHREIDEIKHLGESIPIEQRKTVLFVSSMDGYTGTGSLFDDMCHYMSIYNAPDRIGLPPRIPFGEERVIAMNPDYIFIPSYKGMDKNLADRYLLNPAFQNLPAIRENRVKPLPAAYLYTMNQHIGEAMLAIMHTVYPQLERNSHD; encoded by the coding sequence ATGAACAAGAAAATTGGATTTTTCATATGTTTGATGATACTCCTTTGTGTATGTTTAACAGGTTGTGGACCTCAATCTGAGGATGGCGTAACACCATATATTCGCTATGTTGACAGTCATGATGGCGTTCAAGTTGCTGTTCCAGAGCATCCAAAACGGATTTTATCACTGTCTTCTGCGTTCGACACAATTTTACTAGGACTTATAGAACCAGAACGTTTAGTAGGCATTAATAAATTGTCTACCTATGAGGAATATTCGCTAGAGGCAAAGCGCGCAAAGCTGGTAAAACCAGTGTTGAGTTCGTATCCTTTGGAGAAAATCATAGCCTTGAAACCGGATCTTGTTATAGCACCAGATTATATATCGGCTGATGTTATCTATGGCTTACGGCACATGGGTATAGCCACTGTTGTGGTACCTACCCCTTCTACGGTGGACGGAGTGATTCAGAATGTGATGGATATTGCTCATGTTATCGGCGAAGATGAAAAGGGTAGCTTTTACATTCGGAAGATTCATCGTGAAATAGATGAAATAAAGCACCTAGGAGAATCTATTCCAATTGAGCAGCGCAAGACGGTTCTCTTTGTATCATCTATGGACGGATATACGGGAACAGGAAGCCTTTTTGATGATATGTGTCACTATATGAGTATCTATAATGCACCTGATAGGATTGGCTTACCACCACGAATACCCTTTGGGGAGGAACGGGTGATAGCCATGAATCCAGACTATATTTTTATTCCTTCCTATAAGGGAATGGACAAGAATTTGGCGGATCGATATTTACTAAATCCAGCCTTTCAAAATTTGCCGGCTATACGTGAGAACCGTGTTAAGCCATTACCGGCAGCTTATTTATATACTATGAATCAGCATATTGGCGAAGCGATGCTCGCCATCATGCATACTGTATATCCTCAGTTAGAAAGGAATTCTCATGACTAA
- a CDS encoding TonB-dependent receptor codes for MNKRVYVATMMALLSMSVNGYAVDMTTNQNQESSNVINVTANRTALLDLDTPVAMNIITPEELKNTGATTAFDAVATVPGVTINSYGAGGADFGGMDSRTNIRGLDRGALVLVNGVPMNLNGKGGLGSIPTSAIKRIEVVKGAASTLYGAEALGGVINVITKTPSTEGGSATVAVGNRGSKRFDVSYGTDKFIVGIDRKYWGTQDPSTPIRYDYAGTKHYDYYSTRNKGNSLGLFMSGKLSDKVTLNFNRAESKSSFGLISTETNPVNQARHSTTYHYKDDRNNASLIYKDKGTTGTLFYNDRTMRGTSRVHNTSQAKATETSYRARQYGFDVQHEWDFRDGKDYLIAGVTGKQETYHATAVPVYIHPKRNSYAVYGSYSYEINPKWTSILGLRYTVIDDPIKDQHVLTPQFQLLHSINKQSSMYVNIGKAFTMPSLSDTFRSVSRRYTAVSSKNLKPEEGWNYEIGYKRINKKDDWKVDVFYMDFKNFFQWQPDANGRPLVRVNGGKFRNVGIEAEYGRRLSDRLKWNVSGSYSNPRQKEMNETYWKQAAPKLQFTTGIRYESPTWEAGTSFSFVTKRLRNRDGGLNPNIALWNAYVGYHFNKDATLRLDARNLLDRHNVITNGDYEYWGDPFTYELSYTQKF; via the coding sequence ATGAATAAACGTGTATATGTGGCCACAATGATGGCGTTACTTAGTATGAGTGTAAATGGTTATGCGGTAGATATGACAACTAATCAGAATCAAGAGTCGTCCAATGTAATCAATGTAACCGCCAATCGCACAGCCCTCCTAGATTTGGACACACCTGTAGCGATGAATATAATTACACCTGAGGAGTTAAAAAATACTGGTGCTACCACTGCTTTTGATGCGGTGGCGACCGTACCAGGGGTAACAATAAATTCTTATGGTGCTGGCGGTGCCGATTTTGGTGGCATGGATAGCCGTACGAATATTCGAGGCCTTGACCGTGGTGCCCTTGTTCTTGTAAATGGCGTGCCTATGAACCTCAATGGCAAAGGTGGACTCGGCTCTATTCCTACGAGTGCCATAAAACGTATCGAAGTAGTGAAAGGAGCTGCTTCTACATTGTATGGTGCAGAGGCATTAGGTGGCGTTATTAATGTTATTACTAAGACTCCATCTACAGAGGGTGGCTCTGCTACGGTTGCCGTAGGTAATCGTGGGTCTAAACGTTTTGATGTGTCATACGGTACAGATAAATTCATCGTTGGTATCGATAGAAAATATTGGGGTACACAGGATCCATCCACACCGATTCGCTACGACTATGCAGGTACTAAACACTACGATTACTATAGTACTCGCAACAAGGGCAATTCGTTGGGGCTCTTTATGAGTGGTAAGCTTTCAGATAAGGTAACATTGAATTTTAATCGTGCTGAAAGTAAATCGTCCTTTGGTCTAATCAGTACGGAAACAAATCCGGTTAATCAAGCAAGACATTCTACGACGTATCATTATAAGGATGATCGCAATAATGCTTCCTTAATTTATAAGGACAAGGGTACTACAGGAACCTTGTTCTATAATGACCGTACGATGCGTGGTACGAGCCGGGTGCACAATACGTCCCAAGCTAAGGCAACTGAAACAAGCTATCGCGCACGTCAATATGGATTTGATGTACAGCATGAATGGGATTTTAGAGATGGTAAGGACTATTTAATCGCAGGTGTTACAGGTAAACAAGAAACCTATCATGCAACGGCTGTTCCTGTGTACATTCATCCTAAACGCAATAGTTATGCTGTGTATGGTAGTTATTCTTATGAAATTAACCCTAAATGGACATCCATTTTGGGCTTGCGTTACACCGTAATCGATGACCCAATCAAGGATCAACATGTGTTGACCCCTCAATTCCAATTGTTGCACTCTATTAATAAACAATCCTCCATGTATGTGAACATAGGGAAAGCTTTTACAATGCCTAGTTTGAGCGATACATTCCGTAGCGTTAGCCGTCGGTATACAGCGGTAAGCAGTAAAAACCTCAAACCAGAAGAAGGTTGGAACTATGAAATTGGGTACAAGCGGATTAACAAAAAGGATGATTGGAAGGTTGATGTGTTCTATATGGATTTCAAAAACTTCTTCCAATGGCAACCGGATGCAAATGGTCGACCTTTGGTGCGCGTAAATGGCGGGAAATTCCGCAACGTGGGCATCGAAGCTGAATATGGTAGACGTTTATCCGACCGCCTCAAATGGAACGTGAGTGGTTCCTATTCTAATCCACGACAAAAGGAAATGAATGAAACTTATTGGAAACAAGCGGCTCCTAAGTTACAGTTTACAACCGGCATTCGTTATGAAAGCCCAACCTGGGAAGCTGGTACATCCTTTAGCTTTGTTACCAAACGTTTGCGCAATCGTGATGGTGGCTTAAATCCTAATATTGCCCTTTGGAATGCGTATGTAGGTTATCATTTCAACAAGGATGCAACACTTCGTCTCGATGCTCGTAACTTGTTAGACCGTCATAACGTTATCACTAATGGGGATTATGAATACTGGGGAGACCCATTTACATATGAATTGAGTTATACACAAAAATTCTAA